The following are encoded in a window of Coregonus clupeaformis isolate EN_2021a chromosome 22, ASM2061545v1, whole genome shotgun sequence genomic DNA:
- the LOC121563737 gene encoding zinc finger protein 28 homolog: protein MNSVYPLGTPRHFNMENWSAVHEDLLISGVTGGRDWTYEAAGHKPWPRHRTMDQEPSLFHNHYTEHNQWTGGLNNLRPGGHQRDRGSSQGSSLQPRPFSSQSQCKDEAGPGADSDRPSCSYDTNTTVSMMNRAGHTGLQPSQRVVGDPLGGNLSASLSSPSGSHLMPSDWVHRRPGSSLSQLSHGYPTNTDRVMMGVHHERYLAYNTAHNPNNTQTIARGQGGSSKTNHLRVVAPASTSSGVIASQCGKLSIRTDADKPYACPTCGKCFAHANYVKTHQTVHTKDKPFKCKLCYKSFSFLTSLIRHRSVHNGEKS, encoded by the exons ATGAATAGTGTATACCCACTGGgtacaccacgtcatttcaacatggagaattgg TCTGCAGTCCATGAAGACCTGCTGATATCCGGTGTCACTGGCGGGAGAGATTGGACCTATGAAGCAGCTGGTCACAAACCCTGGCCCCGGCACAGGACCATGGATCAGGAGCCGTCACTCTTCCACAACCACTACACAGAACACAACCAGTGGACTGGTGGACTGAACAACCTCCGTCCTGGTggtcatcagagagacagaggctccagtcagggatcaagtctgcagcccagacccttctcttcacagtctcagtgCAAGGATGAAGCAGGGCCTGGGGCTGATAGCGATAGACCCTCCTGTTCCTATGatacaaacaccacagtatccatgatGAACAGAGCAGGTCACACTGGGCTTCAGCCTTCACAGAGAGTGGTGGGAGACCCCCTTGGTGGTAATCTATCAGCAAGTCTGTCTTCTCCTTCAGGGTCTCATCTAATGCCTAGTGACTGGGTTCATAGAAGACCTGGGTCTAGCCTTTCTCAGTTATCTCAtggttaccccaccaatacagacAGGGTCATGATGGGCGTTCACCACGAGAGGTACCTAGCCTATAACACAGCACACAATCCCAACAACACCCAAACAATAGCTAGAGGTCAAGGAGGGAGCTCAAAGACTAACCACCTGAGGGTGGTGGCTCCTGCTTCTACCTCCTCTGGTGTCATTGCGTCACAATGTGGGAAGTTGAGCATTAGGACTGACGCCGACAAGCCATACGCCTGCCCCACGTGTGGGAAGTGCTTCGCTCATGCGAACTATGTGAAGACACATCAAACCGTTCACACCAAGGACAAGCCCTTCAAGTGCAAACTATGTTACAAGAGCTTCTCCTTCCTGACTAGCCTTATCAGACATAGGAGTGTCCACAATGGGGAGAAATCGTAG